The following nucleotide sequence is from Natronosalvus caseinilyticus.
TATCGATACAGCCGAACCGATCAGTCTCGAGGCGAATCGTCCACCGGCACCTCCCTGTCGTACGTCGTCACCGGCACGACCACCGAGCCCGGCGGCGCGTCGGTCACCGTCGCCGCCACCGTCGTCTCCTCGAGGTCGGTGTCCGACTCGAGCATCTCGAAACCGTCGTCCGTCTCGACGGCGACCGCGACGTCGGTCGGACTGGCCCCCGGCGGTAGTTCCGAGGGGTCGTACGGGAGTTCGACGCGGCAGGCCACGAGCCCCTCGACCTCGTCGACGGCGTACAGTTCGACGGGGTCGCCCAGCGCGCCTGGCGGGACCTCGACGTCGGATTCAGCCTCGACGATCTCGACGGCGTCGGGGACCGAGGAGGCGACCAGTTCGAGACGCGCGGATGTTCCGGGAGCAGTCCGCTCGAGCGTCCGTTCGGTGATATCCTGTGGATCGTAGCCGGGAATGGGCATGGGCTATCGTTCGAGCGTCATCGCCGTAGTTCCTCGGCGTGCTATCGCGTGGTCGGCCGTCCGCGACCGTGGTCAGACAGACAACACCGGCTGGCTCGCGTACGAGAGAACGTACTCGGCGGCCTTCTCGAGGACCTCCGTCGGCGCGTCGGTCACGGACTCGCGCGGGAGCACGATGAAGTCGGCGTCGACGGCTTCGGCGGCGTCGAGGACGACACTTCCGGGGTGGCGCGTCTTGATCGACGGCGAGAAGCCGTGCGCCGTCGACGTCGAGAACTTGACGTCGTAGGCGTCGGTCACGCCCGCAACCTCCTCGAGGAAGCCCTGGGTGTTCTCGGCGACGTCGGTCTCGGAGACGACGCCCGAATCCATGCCGTGAACGACCTCCCGGCCGAGGACGAACAGGACGTGGACGGTCGCGTCGTATCGGTCGGCGATGGCGACGGCGTACTCGACGGCGGTGGCGGAGTCCTCGCTGCCGTCGACCGGGGCGAGCACGGTGTCGACGGTGAGCGGATCGCTGACGTCCATACGGCCAGTGGGCGTGCCGGTGGCAAAAAACCAACCGTCTCCACGCTCGGGCGGGCGTCCGTCGGCCGGGGTGTCGAGACGCGCCCACGGTCACCGGATATCAAGATGCGCCGTCCATCTCGGAAATATCGAGACGCGCCGTTCGCTCGAGGCATCAGTTCTGACCGATCGGTTCCGACTGACACCGCACCAGCGACGTTCGAATGCGTTTATAGGTCCGGAGGGGAAACGTACGACCATGTTCGACACGGTCGTCGTCGCGACGGACGGGTCCGAGAGCGTCGAGCGCGCCGTCGAGGTCGGTATCGACCTCGCCGCCCGATTCGGCGCCGACGTACACGCCCTCTCGGTCGTCGACGCCAGCGAAGTCGACGCCTCGCCCGAACAGCTCCGCGAGGAGTTCCGAACCGCCCTCGAGACCCACGCCGAAGGCGCTCTCTCGAGCGTTCGCGACGAGGCCGGTCCCGGAATCACGACCGCAGTCCGGGAGGGTCGTCCGGCCCCCGAGGTCGTCGCGTACGCGCGCGAACAGGACGCGGACCTGATCGTCACCGGCACGCGCGGTCGCCATGGGGAGAACCGCCTCCTGCTGGGGAGCGTCGCCGAGCGCGTCGTCCGCACGTCGCCGATTCCGGTCCTGACGGTCAGACAACTCCCCGACGCGGAAGGCGAGGAGACGGCCGCCGGGAGCAGTCAGGCGACGACCTGACCGGACTCGAGCGACATCCGGCGGTTACTTCCCTCTCGCCCCCACAGCAGGAGTATGGACGCCGATCTCATCTCGAGTTCCGATCTCCCACTGGCTCGCAAATCCGTACTCCCGGGCACCGGCTTCTTCCTACCCGACGACGTCGAGGACGGCCTCGAGGAGCAGAAAGCACGGGCCGCCCTCGAGGGTGCCGACGTCGCCGTCGTCGCGGACCCGGACGCCGACGGGCTGGCCTGCGTGGCCATGATTCGCGAGGCGTACGACGACGTGCAGGTGGTTCCGGAGCCGCCGACGGACGACCAGGACGAGGAAGACGGTGCCGGGGTTGGTGAAGACCTTGAGCCCGATGCCGACCCCCTCGAGGAACCCGAACCGACTCCCCACCGCGTCGCCCTGCTCCCCGCGAGCCCCCACAACGTCGAGGAGGCCCTCGAGCGCGTCGCCGCCTACGCCGACCCCGGCATCGACTGCTACGTTTGCGACCTCTGCCCGGATCGTTACGAGTACGTCGAGGACGAACTCGCAGCGCTGCTCGAGGTCGCCGGCGACGTCTCGTGGTTCGACCACCACCAGTGGGACGACGCCGTCGCCTCGGCGGTTCGCGAGGCGGGCGTCGACCTCGTCGTCGGCGACTCCGAGGAGGAGTGTACCGCCGACGTGACCCTCCGGTCGCTCGCCTACGACTTCGACGACAAGTACGAGACCCTCGCGGCGGTCACTCGCGACCACGACCTCTGGCTCCGCGAGGACCCGCGAAGCGACGACCTGGCCGACTACGCCTACTGGACGAACCCCGCGGAGTACGTCGAGGTCGTCAGGGAGTACGGCGTCGACTTCCCCGCGTGGGTGCGCGAGTTCATCACCGAGCGCCGCGTCGAGAAGGAGGCCCTAATCGAGCAGGCAGTTGGCCGCGCGAAGTTCCACGACGTCGGCGGCTACACCGTCGGCGTCACCTACGGCCGCTGTTCGCAAAACGAAGTCGCCGAGGCCATGCGCGAGGAAGGCGCCGACGCCTCCGTCGTCGTCAAACCCGCCGGGTCGGCCTCGATTCGCGGCACCGACGAATTCGACCGCTGCCACGAGGTCGCGGGACGGGTCAACGGCGGCGGCCACCCGAAAGCCGCGGGCTGTAAGCCCGACATCTACGACGACATGCTCGATTACGCCCACCACTGGACGACCCGCGGTGCGGTCACGAAGCAGGTCATCCTCGAGGCGTTCGAGGACGTCGTCGAGAGTTCGAGTGCGGAGACCGCAGAGACGGAACTCGAGGAGTGAGACGACTGCGGATCGACCTTCTCTCCGCCGACCAGGTGGACGGCCACCCGTCGTTCGTCGTTTCGTTCACGGGTTCACGGGTTTACGAGTTTACGAGTTCACGGAAGCAGGCGCAGATTCCTCGTCGAACTCGAGCTCGACGTCGATCACGTTTCTGGCGGCTGTCGAGCCGGAACGACGAGGCGAGCCGAGCGTGATCGTTCGGTCTCGCCGAGGCAGGTCGGAGTCGGTAAAGAGAAAGGCGCGAAACGACCGGGAGCCGTGGAACGTGACGACGTTCGTTACGTAGGTCTGCTCGAGCGCTCGCGGTCGCCAGTCGAGCTCGCGTTCGACGAGCGAGCAGCGCGATCCGGGCGCGTACTGGTACGAGAACATCGCACCGTGCGCGGGGACGGGGTCCGACCGAGGCGGCCCGCGTTCGGTCGCCGTCTCGGATTCGTCCGCGCTCTCGACCCGTCCGATCAGCCCGCTGGCCGCCCCAACGGTTCCGGATTGTAGCACTCGCCGTCTCGTCGTCGTTCGCTCGTCGAGGGTGTTGGAAGTCATAGAAACTCGAGCCACCGCACGGACCACGGGCGCCGAGAAAAAGGAGTGTTGCCGACGGTGCTGACGTTCCGCCGACGCTGTATCTCTCTCACGTCGGTCTCTCGGACACCATATAATTACAATATCCACTACGTATGAAATATTTATCCCGGGTGATGGTGTCGAGGGAGTTGAGAAACGATGTTCTTTCAAGAACCAACACTTCAGTACGAGGTCATCGTCGAAGAACCGGACCCGCACTTCGCCAAACTGCTCCAACAGGCGATCGGCGGGCAAGAGGGTGAGATGCGCGTCGCCCTCCAGTACATGTTCCAGGCGTGGGCGCTGCCCGAGGAGTACGAAGCCTACCGGAATCTCCTGATGGAAACCGCCGCCGAGGAACTCGGCCACATCGAGATGCTCGCCACGGCCGTCACGAAGAACCTCCGCGGCTCGCCCAAACAGATGCGCGAGGAGAGCGAAAACGCCGCGGCGGCCGCGGCGGCGATGACCGGCCAGAATCCGCGCCAGTTCCTCTCGGCCGGGCTCTCGGCGATGCCCGTCGACAGTAACGGCGTTCCCTTCACGGGCGGCTATATCGCCGCCTCGGGTAACCTCGCGGGCGACCTGTACGCGAACGTGATGGCCGAGGCGACCGGACGCACGCTCGCGACGCGCCTCTGGGAGTACACCGACGACCCCGGGATGAAGGACATGCTCTCGTACCTCATCGCCCGCGACACCATGCACCAGAACCAGTGGCTCGAGGCCTTGGAGTCGCTCGAGGACCCGGTTCCGGTTCCCGCGAGCTTTCCGCAGGAAGAGGAGAATCAGGAGTTCAACTACGCGTTCATGTCGACTCGAAGAGAGCCCCAGGAGGACCCCGGCTACCCGTGGACGGAAGGTGACTCGCCCGACGGAAAAGGCGAGTTCTCCTACCTCGCGGAACAACCCGGAGACGGCGAGGTCGTCGCTCCGGAGCCCGATCCGAAGACGCACAACGATCCTAACGAATCGAAGTGAGTTCGTCGCGCAGCCACGCGCCAGCCCTCCAATCGGCGATGAACGCGCGGTAAAGAACAAAAACGCCGTCCGTGCTCCGGGCGGCCTGCTGCGAGTGTGGACGCGGTAACCCGAACTTACGTCCGCAAGTTTTCGTCGTCCCGACGGGTGCAAGCACCGCCGTTATTCTTGACTGGGCTACAGGTCCGAACGGAGTTCATCATGAGCGATACACCAACAGACACCGAACCGACCGGTCGCCGCGAAACCACGCGAAATACGATAAACACGGACGTCATGCAATGGCTGAGCGCCCTGGTTGCGCTGATCGGCCTGTACGTCGTCGCGTCGCCGTTCATCTTCGAAGCCACGGAGACGGCGATCTGGAACGACACGCTCATCGGAACGGCGATTTTCCTGCTCGCCGGGTACAACTTCTACCGGCTCTCGAGGGATCGGCTGGCGAGCGTCGGCGCCGCATCGCTGACCGTCCTGCTCGGCTTGTGGTTGTTGATCGCGCCCTCGTTCATCGAGATGGGGAGTGATCAACTCGCGACCGGTACCGCCATCTCAGGCGCGCTCGTGGCCCTCCTCTCGGCGTACAACGCGTACGCCAACAACAAGGCCGACGCGCCCGACCGTGCTCGCGTTCGCGCCTGAGACGATCGGTCTTCCGTTTGTAGTGAACGAGCAACGATTCCGACCGCGAGCGGGCGATTCGCACATCGAGACGTCCAAGAAGCAGGTTGAAACAGTGGAGAGTTCGAGCATGCTATAGTTTCTATAGCGCTTCTCGAGTCAACTCAGCTCGCTCGAGGAGGGCGTCGAAATCACGCAACGAGCGAAAGAATAGCGACCGCGAAACGAGTCGGGAAGCAGAGTCGAACCGACTACGGCGCTTCGTTCGTCTCAATCGAGAACTCCCCGCGCGGGTAGCCGACGCACGTGAGGACGTACCCCTCACCCATCTCGTTCTCGTCGAGCATCTGCTGGTTGTCGTGTTCGATGAGTTCGTTCGCGTCACCCGAGATCTTGGCCGAACAGGAGACGCAACTCCCCTCGCGGCAGGCGTAGGGCAGGTCCCAGCCCTGGTCTTCACCCTGGTCGAGCAGCGGTTCGTTGTTGGCGACCTCGATCGTCTCGCCTTCCTTGACCCACTCGACCTCGTAGTACTCGATTTCGTCCTCGGGGATGTCGCCCGGGCCCGAGGCGGCCTCGCTCTCGCCCTCACCGCCCTCGAGTTCGCCACCGGCTTCGCCGCCGCCGACGGCCGCGACGGCGCCACCACCGCCGATGGCCCGGTTCATCGGCTCCGGGAAGTCCGTCTCGGGGACGCTCTTCGCACGATGTTCGAGGACGTCCTGGGAGATGTCCTCGGTCGGGCGCCACGGGGTCCCGCGGGCGAAGTGAAGCACGGTCGCCCCGAGGGTCAGGGTGAGCCCGATGATGAGCCCCATCTGGCTGTAGTCCATATGCGTGGGATTTGGGTGCAGTGATTTATGTGTGTTGCTCTTTCCTCGAACGGCGTTTCGAGGGCGGTCTGGACGCCGACGATCAGCGCGGCGAGCGATCGGTCGTCAGGTCCAGACACCGCACGTCCTCGGGCACCGACTCGAGGACGCTCGCCGGCCAGTGGCGGTGGCCCAGCGTGAACTCGCTGTCGGGATTGGCATCGACCAGGCGGGCGATCCCTGCAACCGCCGCCTCGAGGGCCGCCCGATCCCGACGGTCGGGCACCTCGGCCGCGAGGGGGTAGGTTCGCGAGAGCGCCCGCGGGAACGGGCCGAACGGCGGCAAGACGCGCCAGGAGGCGTCGTATCGGTCCTCGCTCGAGGCGTCGCCCTCGGTGAGGAAGAC
It contains:
- a CDS encoding universal stress protein, with the translated sequence MDVSDPLTVDTVLAPVDGSEDSATAVEYAVAIADRYDATVHVLFVLGREVVHGMDSGVVSETDVAENTQGFLEEVAGVTDAYDVKFSTSTAHGFSPSIKTRHPGSVVLDAAEAVDADFIVLPRESVTDAPTEVLEKAAEYVLSYASQPVLSV
- a CDS encoding universal stress protein; translation: MFDTVVVATDGSESVERAVEVGIDLAARFGADVHALSVVDASEVDASPEQLREEFRTALETHAEGALSSVRDEAGPGITTAVREGRPAPEVVAYAREQDADLIVTGTRGRHGENRLLLGSVAERVVRTSPIPVLTVRQLPDAEGEETAAGSSQATT
- a CDS encoding DHH family phosphoesterase, encoding MDADLISSSDLPLARKSVLPGTGFFLPDDVEDGLEEQKARAALEGADVAVVADPDADGLACVAMIREAYDDVQVVPEPPTDDQDEEDGAGVGEDLEPDADPLEEPEPTPHRVALLPASPHNVEEALERVAAYADPGIDCYVCDLCPDRYEYVEDELAALLEVAGDVSWFDHHQWDDAVASAVREAGVDLVVGDSEEECTADVTLRSLAYDFDDKYETLAAVTRDHDLWLREDPRSDDLADYAYWTNPAEYVEVVREYGVDFPAWVREFITERRVEKEALIEQAVGRAKFHDVGGYTVGVTYGRCSQNEVAEAMREEGADASVVVKPAGSASIRGTDEFDRCHEVAGRVNGGGHPKAAGCKPDIYDDMLDYAHHWTTRGAVTKQVILEAFEDVVESSSAETAETELEE
- a CDS encoding manganese catalase family protein, producing the protein MFFQEPTLQYEVIVEEPDPHFAKLLQQAIGGQEGEMRVALQYMFQAWALPEEYEAYRNLLMETAAEELGHIEMLATAVTKNLRGSPKQMREESENAAAAAAAMTGQNPRQFLSAGLSAMPVDSNGVPFTGGYIAASGNLAGDLYANVMAEATGRTLATRLWEYTDDPGMKDMLSYLIARDTMHQNQWLEALESLEDPVPVPASFPQEEENQEFNYAFMSTRREPQEDPGYPWTEGDSPDGKGEFSYLAEQPGDGEVVAPEPDPKTHNDPNESK
- a CDS encoding SPW repeat protein, with the translated sequence MSDTPTDTEPTGRRETTRNTINTDVMQWLSALVALIGLYVVASPFIFEATETAIWNDTLIGTAIFLLAGYNFYRLSRDRLASVGAASLTVLLGLWLLIAPSFIEMGSDQLATGTAISGALVALLSAYNAYANNKADAPDRARVRA
- a CDS encoding 2Fe-2S iron-sulfur cluster-binding protein encodes the protein MDYSQMGLIIGLTLTLGATVLHFARGTPWRPTEDISQDVLEHRAKSVPETDFPEPMNRAIGGGGAVAAVGGGEAGGELEGGEGESEAASGPGDIPEDEIEYYEVEWVKEGETIEVANNEPLLDQGEDQGWDLPYACREGSCVSCSAKISGDANELIEHDNQQMLDENEMGEGYVLTCVGYPRGEFSIETNEAP